The following are encoded together in the Lactuca sativa cultivar Salinas chromosome 1, Lsat_Salinas_v11, whole genome shotgun sequence genome:
- the LOC128128087 gene encoding uncharacterized protein LOC128128087: MSMRKYESGASKRKRKMQEETFIDKQKGSFLKYLTTNKNVDNEQQQTNVDNEQEQDNVDNNNHEPTNIESDNEPINIDNDNEKTNIEIDNEQTNIENDNEQTNIEIDNEHTNSENDNEQSNIEIDNEQTNNENDNTPLNIYDPSRWNNISTNLRDLIVKKCPIKIYDFKFPKDQHLRSFSTSLYMQKIPNGEKYERTCKNLQSSDMCIDDAIDQLNGLLCFFKEYRENIFEEALDYAKELALEMNVKPEFRKKRIIQRNRRYDENVANETIKTPV, encoded by the exons ATGTCAATGAGAAAATACGAATCCGGTGCCTCAAAAAGGAAACGAAAAATGCAAGAAGAAACTTTTATAGATAAACAAAAAGGGtcgtttttaaaatatttaactacAAACAAAAATGTTGATAATGAACAACAACAAACTAATGTTGATAAcgaacaagaacaagataatgtTGATAATAATAATCATGAACCAACTAATATTGAAAGTGATAATGAACCAATTAATATTGACAATGATAATGAAAAAACTAATATTGAAATTGATAACGAACAAACGAATATTGAAAATGATAACGAACAAACTAATATTGAAATTGATAACGAACACACTAATAGTGAAAATGATAACGAACAAAGTAATATTGAAATTGATAACGAACAAACTAATAATGAAAATGATAACACACCTTTAAACATATATGATCCAAGTAGATGGAATAATATTAGTACTAATTTAAGAGATTTAATCGTAAAAAAGTGTCCTATTAAgatttatgattttaaatttcCAAAAGATCAACATTTAAGAAGCTTTAGTACATCTCTTTACATGCAAAAAATACCAAATGGAGAAAAATACGAACGAACATG TAAAAACTTGCAATCAAGTGATATGTGTATCGATGATGCTATAGATCAACTAAATGGACTTTTGTGTTTCTTTAAagaatatagagaaaacatatttgAAGAAGCTTTAGATTATGCAAAAGAATTGGCATTAGAAATGAATGTAAAACCTGAATTTCGTAAAAAACGTATCATTCAAAGAAATAGACGATATGATGAAAATGTTGCTAATGAAACTATTAAAACTCCTGTCTAG